Proteins found in one Gammaproteobacteria bacterium genomic segment:
- a CDS encoding ComF family protein, with protein sequence MPSGWMHDLRAFVYPPTCVLCEARGHDDLDLCAACTDELPRLGLACARCAFPFTSSDVSVCGVCQNKPPAFDAATALFYYQPPVNHLILQLKFHGRLTHARLLGQLLAKHLFASSGVPPECIVPVPLHPRRIRERGFNQALELARHVGQRLHVPVDLKCARRIRHTEPQMELPAKARHRNIRGAFEIATGFRARHVAILDDVVTTGATVDELARSLRRAGAQRIEVWSIARVD encoded by the coding sequence ATGCCATCTGGATGGATGCACGATTTGCGCGCATTCGTGTACCCGCCGACCTGCGTGTTGTGCGAGGCGCGGGGGCATGACGACCTCGATCTGTGCGCGGCCTGCACGGACGAGTTGCCACGGCTGGGTTTAGCTTGCGCGCGCTGCGCATTTCCGTTTACATCATCGGATGTATCGGTTTGTGGGGTGTGCCAGAATAAGCCGCCGGCGTTCGACGCGGCGACCGCCCTGTTTTACTACCAGCCGCCGGTAAATCATCTGATCCTCCAGCTCAAGTTCCACGGTCGTCTCACGCATGCGCGGTTGCTGGGGCAGCTGCTTGCGAAGCACCTGTTTGCGAGCTCAGGCGTGCCGCCGGAATGCATCGTGCCGGTGCCGCTGCATCCGCGCCGCATCCGGGAGCGCGGGTTCAATCAGGCGCTGGAACTCGCGCGCCACGTGGGGCAGCGCTTGCACGTGCCCGTAGACCTCAAATGCGCGCGGCGGATCAGACACACCGAGCCGCAAATGGAACTGCCGGCGAAGGCGCGGCACAGAAACATCCGCGGCGCCTTTGAGATCGCGACGGGTTTCAGGGCGCGTCACGTGGCTATTCTGGACGATGTGGTCACCACCGGCGCGACCGTCGATGAACTGGCGCGAAGCCTGCGCCGCGCGGGGGCGCAACGCATAGAGGTCTGGAGTATCGCGCGCGTGGATTAG
- the bioB gene encoding biotin synthase BioB — MAPDRPAVRHDWRVDEIEAWLARPFNDLVFTAHAIHREHHDPNAIQISTLLSIKTGACPEDCGYCPQSARFDTALKREPLLPLNDVVASAKAARAGGATRFCMGAAWRNPTDKQLDKVIEMVRAVKALGLETCVTLGMLTAAQARRLQAAGLEFYNHNLDTSPEFYGNIITTRVYQDRLDTLAHVRDAGLSVCSGGILGMGESRRDRARLLQQLANLPQHPESVPINLLVRVEGTPLFDAASFDPLEFVRTIAAARILMPKSIVRLSAGRTSMSDEQQALCFFAGANSIFYGEKLLTTPNPQTDSDARLFERLGLKRLSAGPASAPDCYTIRGLKRLPR; from the coding sequence ATGGCGCCCGATCGACCTGCTGTCCGCCACGACTGGCGTGTTGATGAAATCGAGGCGTGGCTAGCGCGCCCCTTCAACGATCTAGTGTTCACAGCGCACGCGATTCATCGCGAGCATCACGACCCCAATGCCATACAAATCAGCACCTTGCTATCGATCAAGACCGGCGCCTGTCCGGAAGACTGCGGCTACTGTCCGCAAAGCGCACGCTTCGACACCGCGCTTAAACGCGAACCTTTGCTGCCGCTGAACGATGTTGTGGCGAGCGCGAAAGCGGCCAGGGCTGGCGGCGCGACACGCTTCTGCATGGGAGCGGCCTGGCGCAATCCAACCGACAAGCAACTCGACAAGGTGATCGAGATGGTCCGCGCGGTCAAGGCGCTGGGACTGGAAACCTGCGTCACCTTAGGCATGCTGACCGCGGCCCAGGCACGGCGCCTGCAAGCGGCCGGGCTCGAATTCTATAATCACAACCTCGATACATCGCCGGAATTCTACGGCAATATCATTACCACGCGGGTATACCAGGATCGGCTGGACACTCTGGCGCACGTCCGTGACGCAGGTCTGAGCGTGTGCAGTGGAGGCATCCTGGGCATGGGCGAATCGCGCCGCGATCGCGCACGCCTGCTGCAACAACTCGCCAATCTGCCGCAACATCCCGAGTCGGTGCCTATCAACCTGCTGGTGCGGGTTGAAGGCACACCGCTTTTTGATGCCGCCAGCTTCGATCCGCTCGAATTCGTGCGCACTATTGCGGCAGCACGGATTTTAATGCCGAAATCCATCGTGCGGCTCTCAGCCGGGCGCACGAGCATGAGCGACGAGCAGCAGGCGCTATGTTTCTTCGCGGGCGCCAATTCGATTTTTTACGGCGAAAAACTACTTACCACCCCGAATCCGCAAACCGACAGCGATGCACGTTTGTTCGAACGTTTAGGCCTTAAGCGGTTGAGCGCCGGACCCGCGAGCGCCCCCGATTGCTACACGATAAGGGGTCTAAAGCGTTTGCCACGATGA
- the gorA gene encoding glutathione-disulfide reductase, translating into MPKHYDLIVIGGGSGGLSVAQRAASYGARCALLEPDRLGGTCVNRGCVPKKVMWYASALAHVLDDFANYGFDVTRNGFDWATLAARREAFIRKLNDWYGTYLANSEVEWIQARARFVDAHTVETAGVRYRADHIVIATGGSPVVPDIPGAQFGITSDGFFELTQPPARVAVVGAGYIAVELACMLNALGSEVCLYLRKEHLLRRFDSMLREALIETMRDDGINIFPHSQIEAVEKQCDGKLRLVCDQCQSTQDFDTVLWAIGRAPNTAELDLAAAGVRTDDEGFVPTDGYQNTSASGVYAIGDITGRAPLTPVAVAAGRRLADRLFGGQTERRLDYENIPSVIFSHPPIGAVGLTEEEARAKHGEAVKVYQTRFTSMYEALTEHRLKTLMKLVTVGASEKIVGCHVIGPGADEMLQGFAVAIRMGATKRDFDDTVAIHPTSAEELVTMQ; encoded by the coding sequence ATGCCAAAACACTACGATCTTATCGTCATCGGCGGCGGCAGCGGCGGTCTGTCGGTGGCGCAACGCGCAGCAAGTTATGGCGCGCGTTGCGCGTTGCTAGAACCGGATCGCCTTGGCGGCACCTGCGTGAACCGCGGCTGTGTACCGAAAAAAGTCATGTGGTACGCCTCGGCGCTCGCCCACGTCCTGGACGACTTCGCCAATTACGGCTTCGATGTCACGCGCAACGGTTTCGACTGGGCGACGCTGGCCGCGAGGCGTGAGGCCTTCATCCGCAAACTAAACGACTGGTATGGCACCTATCTCGCCAACAGCGAGGTCGAGTGGATACAGGCGCGTGCGCGTTTCGTTGACGCGCATACCGTGGAAACCGCGGGTGTACGTTACCGTGCCGATCATATCGTCATCGCCACCGGCGGCTCGCCCGTTGTGCCGGATATACCGGGCGCGCAATTCGGCATCACTTCCGACGGTTTTTTCGAGCTCACGCAGCCACCCGCGCGCGTGGCCGTGGTCGGCGCCGGTTACATCGCGGTGGAACTGGCCTGCATGCTCAACGCGCTCGGCAGCGAAGTCTGCCTTTATCTGCGTAAGGAACATTTGTTGCGGCGGTTCGACAGCATGCTGCGCGAGGCCCTGATAGAGACGATGCGGGACGACGGCATCAATATCTTTCCGCACTCGCAGATTGAGGCTGTTGAAAAGCAGTGCGATGGAAAGCTCAGGCTGGTTTGCGACCAATGCCAGTCGACGCAGGATTTCGATACCGTGCTATGGGCGATTGGGCGCGCGCCGAACACCGCGGAACTGGATCTCGCCGCCGCGGGCGTACGGACCGACGACGAGGGGTTTGTGCCCACGGACGGTTATCAAAATACCAGTGCGTCCGGTGTTTACGCGATTGGCGACATCACCGGCCGCGCGCCGCTTACGCCAGTGGCAGTGGCCGCGGGCCGGCGGCTGGCGGATCGCCTGTTCGGGGGGCAGACCGAGCGCCGGCTCGACTATGAAAACATCCCCTCGGTGATCTTCAGCCATCCGCCGATCGGCGCGGTGGGGCTCACCGAAGAAGAGGCGCGCGCCAAGCACGGCGAGGCAGTCAAGGTTTATCAGACGCGCTTCACGTCCATGTACGAGGCGCTGACCGAGCACAGGCTGAAGACTTTGATGAAGCTGGTGACCGTCGGCGCGAGTGAGAAAATTGTCGGCTGCCACGTCATTGGTCCGGGCGCGGACGAGATGCTGCAAGGCTTCGCGGTAGCCATCCGCATGGGCGCCACCAAGCGCGACTTCGACGACACGGTGGCAATCCATCCCACCAGTGCGGAGGAACTGGTGACGATGCAGTGA
- the ubiA gene encoding 4-hydroxybenzoate octaprenyltransferase, producing the protein MDKHAVSPAWKLNKLWQYALLIRLNRPIGMLLLLWPMLWALWIAADGVPDARVLCIMIAGVILMRSAGCAINDFADRDLDPHVERTRDRPLARGAIAPREALGVFITLILAAFLLVCLTNPLTVLLSVPGAALAASYPFMKRIHYLPQVHLGAAFGWAVPMAFTAQTGAPPPPVAWLVFIAAVLWASVYDTMYAMADRDDDLKVGVKSTAILFGDADRAIIGIIQLLLMLDLILIGRQAGLGFYYSLGLCVATGFALYQQVLIAGRQRARCFRAFLNNNWFGLAVFAGIVANYQFR; encoded by the coding sequence ATGGATAAGCACGCCGTTAGTCCAGCCTGGAAGCTGAACAAACTCTGGCAGTACGCGCTGCTGATACGCCTGAACCGGCCGATCGGAATGTTGCTGCTGCTGTGGCCGATGCTGTGGGCATTGTGGATCGCCGCCGATGGCGTGCCTGATGCGCGGGTGCTATGCATCATGATCGCGGGTGTGATTCTCATGCGCTCTGCAGGATGCGCGATCAACGACTTCGCCGACCGTGACCTCGATCCCCACGTCGAGCGCACGCGAGACCGTCCGCTTGCACGCGGTGCTATTGCACCGCGCGAGGCGCTGGGCGTGTTCATCACGTTGATCCTCGCCGCGTTCTTGCTGGTTTGTCTCACCAACCCGCTCACCGTGCTGTTGTCCGTGCCGGGTGCGGCATTGGCCGCCAGCTATCCATTTATGAAGCGTATCCATTATCTGCCGCAAGTGCATCTGGGCGCGGCGTTCGGCTGGGCTGTGCCGATGGCTTTCACCGCGCAGACCGGCGCGCCGCCGCCTCCGGTCGCATGGCTGGTCTTCATTGCCGCGGTGCTGTGGGCCAGCGTTTACGACACGATGTACGCAATGGCCGATCGCGACGACGATCTCAAGGTCGGGGTAAAATCCACCGCGATTCTGTTCGGCGACGCGGACCGCGCGATCATCGGGATAATTCAACTCCTGTTGATGCTGGATCTGATCCTGATCGGTCGCCAGGCCGGGCTGGGCTTTTATTATTCTCTGGGCCTGTGCGTGGCGACGGGTTTCGCGCTCTATCAGCAGGTGTTGATTGCGGGTCGCCAGCGTGCACGCTGTTTTCGCGCCTTCCTCAACAACAACTGGTTCGGTCTGGCAGTGTTCGCCGGCATTGTAGCGAACTATCAGTTCCGCTAA
- a CDS encoding EcsC family protein yields the protein MNLSNEDLENLRDARALLENPSLAARIANALGTPIERGLKLLPASASEIINHSTRVALEKALQLAVTSLDRRALRPPSNLFHKLVVAGTGAGGGAFGLAGLPVELPISTMVMLRSIADVARSEGELIATPAAKLACVEVFALGGRATSDDATETGYFAVRAALQQVLAEAAQHIAQKGVAHQGAPALVRVIAQIASRFGIVVSEKVAAQAIPVIGAAGGAFVNVLFIDHYQDIARGHFVIRRLERKYGGDLVKAAYERVDLAR from the coding sequence ATGAACCTGTCCAACGAAGATCTGGAAAATTTAAGGGATGCCAGAGCGTTGCTGGAGAACCCGAGTCTCGCCGCCAGAATCGCGAACGCATTGGGCACGCCGATCGAAAGGGGGCTTAAATTATTGCCCGCGTCGGCCTCGGAGATAATTAACCATTCGACGCGCGTGGCGCTTGAAAAAGCGTTACAGCTGGCGGTCACGAGCCTGGATCGGCGCGCGTTGCGCCCGCCGTCCAACCTGTTTCACAAGCTCGTCGTGGCGGGCACCGGCGCGGGAGGCGGCGCGTTTGGACTCGCGGGCCTGCCGGTGGAACTGCCGATTTCGACGATGGTGATGCTGCGCTCGATCGCGGATGTCGCGCGCAGCGAAGGCGAACTGATCGCGACGCCGGCAGCGAAGCTCGCGTGCGTGGAAGTTTTCGCCCTGGGCGGCCGCGCGACTTCTGACGACGCCACCGAGACCGGCTATTTCGCGGTGCGCGCCGCGTTGCAGCAGGTGCTGGCGGAGGCGGCCCAGCACATCGCGCAAAAAGGCGTCGCCCACCAGGGCGCGCCCGCGCTGGTAAGGGTGATCGCACAGATCGCTTCGCGTTTCGGCATCGTCGTGTCGGAAAAAGTCGCCGCGCAGGCCATCCCCGTCATCGGCGCCGCGGGCGGCGCGTTCGTCAACGTGCTGTTTATCGACCACTACCAGGACATCGCGCGCGGACATTTCGTAATTCGGCGCCTGGAGCGGAAATACGGTGGTGACCTGGTGAAAGCCGCATACGAGCGAGTTGATCTTGCTCGCTGA